In one Niallia taxi genomic region, the following are encoded:
- a CDS encoding CdiA family toxin C-terminal domain-containing protein: protein MKQEPISKEKEEMLSMLSGRGSAVSRVLGDEVKFKDGFDTHIIKVESIVRKGNKGVVGGHNLDNFMKVFKDNGWDIDECILITKKHPFIEGIFEIKYGIPKLDREGIIIPGELKVVHQPKTVYDPSIISDEDLIEWGKDAMRNCTINNRNIDGISSNGLRFRGYLNEETGEITNFFPKID from the coding sequence ATGAAGCAAGAACCTATCAGCAAAGAGAAAGAAGAAATGCTTAGCATGCTTTCTGGAAGAGGAAGCGCTGTTTCTAGAGTTCTTGGTGATGAGGTGAAATTTAAAGATGGATTTGATACGCATATTATCAAAGTGGAGAGTATAGTAAGGAAAGGTAATAAAGGTGTCGTTGGGGGACATAACCTTGATAATTTTATGAAAGTTTTCAAAGATAATGGTTGGGATATCGATGAATGTATTTTAATTACCAAAAAGCATCCATTTATTGAAGGGATTTTTGAAATAAAATACGGTATTCCTAAGTTAGATAGAGAAGGTATTATAATACCGGGAGAATTAAAAGTTGTTCATCAACCGAAAACGGTTTATGACCCAAGTATCATTTCAGATGAAGATTTAATAGAATGGGGTAAAGATGCAATGAGAAATTGTACAATTAATAATAGGAATATAGATGGAATATCATCAAATGGTTTACGCTTCAGAGGATATTTAAATGAGGAAACTGGTGAAATCACAAACTTCTTCCCGAAAATTGACTAA
- the cdiI gene encoding ribonuclease toxin immunity protein CdiI: MTEKENHRELIKQFYWHMGDGDFLHILECISKEIGYGDEYCRFVFANNWEEWEEDYFGEEGVCYYFDEPAVKEDLQFVLDYDTFYRYLEEDCTTYLEKYPNNRGLVEELLGKIREKFNIKKEK; encoded by the coding sequence TTGACTGAAAAGGAAAATCATAGGGAATTAATTAAGCAGTTTTACTGGCATATGGGAGATGGAGATTTCTTACATATATTAGAATGTATCTCAAAGGAAATAGGTTATGGAGATGAGTATTGTCGCTTTGTCTTTGCGAATAACTGGGAAGAATGGGAAGAGGACTATTTCGGAGAAGAAGGGGTTTGTTATTATTTTGATGAACCTGCTGTTAAAGAGGACTTACAATTTGTGTTAGATTATGATACCTTCTACCGGTATTTGGAAGAGGATTGTACTACATATCTCGAAAAATACCCTAACAACCGTGGTCTTGTAGAAGAGTTGTTAGGGAAAATAAGAGAAAAGTTTAATATTAAAAAAGAAAAGTAA
- a CDS encoding PadR family transcriptional regulator, which produces MSNLLNSLTTELRRGTLTLAVLSQLRTPQYGYSLVQLLEQSGISIDQSTLYPLLRRLEKQELVSSSWDTSESRPRKYYVLSDYGLEIFTQLKKDWIENSRELYTLLKGEEENEFT; this is translated from the coding sequence ATGAGTAATTTATTAAATTCATTAACGACGGAGCTTAGGAGAGGGACGTTGACATTAGCGGTTTTAAGCCAATTACGAACCCCCCAGTACGGATATTCACTTGTACAGTTATTGGAGCAATCAGGTATTTCTATTGATCAAAGTACCCTGTATCCATTACTTCGCCGATTGGAAAAACAGGAGTTAGTGTCGAGTAGTTGGGATACATCTGAGAGTAGACCTCGTAAGTACTATGTTTTAAGTGATTATGGCTTAGAGATATTTACGCAATTAAAAAAAGACTGGATTGAGAATTCAAGGGAACTGTATACCTTATTAAAGGGAGAGGAAGAAAATGAATTTACTTGA
- a CDS encoding HAAS signaling domain-containing protein produces MNLLEVYIQEVTRRLGEKNREDIALELRSTIEDMLPDDYGEEDVKKVLEKLGSPVKLASGYRDQPMYLIGPRYFDVYVTLLKMILPIATVISLISVITVYFIDYNGHGADIKDVMDIIGIGIWRMIEVGIQTFFWFTLVFAFIERTDKEKDNQPLTASFEKWTPDDLKNIAYIPKKKAISKLEVFGNLMWTAVWATLYFYAYQLVGVYEADGSRLEYVQPAFNHEVLLRYWPIVVIVIGIEIVLALYKLIKGQWTKRMAICNTVFEIVITLVFIIILMDPNLLSHEFITYMTDLLTISPNQFRMWVVGGGIFLFIAGAAFNVYDGFCKARIHLLHDKVTVKEDIKLH; encoded by the coding sequence ATGAATTTACTTGAGGTTTATATTCAGGAGGTTACTCGAAGGCTGGGGGAAAAGAACCGTGAGGATATTGCACTTGAGTTGCGGTCAACGATAGAGGATATGTTGCCTGATGATTATGGTGAGGAAGATGTAAAGAAGGTTCTTGAAAAATTAGGAAGTCCGGTAAAATTGGCTAGCGGTTATAGAGATCAGCCGATGTACCTAATTGGGCCGCGGTATTTTGATGTATATGTGACGTTATTAAAAATGATATTGCCGATTGCCACAGTTATTTCATTAATCTCGGTCATCACAGTATATTTTATCGATTACAATGGACATGGAGCAGACATTAAGGATGTAATGGATATAATAGGGATTGGCATATGGCGAATGATTGAAGTAGGGATCCAAACATTTTTTTGGTTCACACTTGTTTTTGCTTTTATCGAAAGAACAGATAAAGAGAAGGATAACCAGCCTTTAACAGCCAGCTTCGAAAAATGGACTCCAGATGATTTGAAAAATATCGCTTATATTCCGAAGAAAAAAGCCATTTCTAAATTAGAGGTATTCGGAAATTTAATGTGGACTGCTGTCTGGGCAACCCTTTATTTTTATGCGTATCAGCTTGTTGGTGTCTATGAAGCCGATGGATCCAGACTGGAATATGTGCAACCAGCCTTCAATCATGAGGTTTTACTTCGGTATTGGCCAATCGTTGTTATTGTGATAGGAATTGAAATAGTATTAGCTCTATATAAATTGATCAAGGGACAATGGACAAAAAGAATGGCAATATGCAATACTGTCTTCGAGATTGTAATAACACTTGTTTTTATTATCATATTAATGGATCCAAATTTATTGAGCCACGAGTTTATTACGTATATGACTGATTTACTTACTATAAGCCCGAATCAATTCAGAATGTGGGTAGTGGGTGGAGGAATTTTCTTATTTATAGCAGGTGCTGCATTCAACGTATATGATGGATTCTGCAAGGCTAGAATTCATTTACTTCATGATAAAGTAACTGTTAAGGAAGACATTAAGCTTCATTAA